Proteins encoded by one window of Lactobacillus paragasseri:
- the ftsZ gene encoding cell division protein FtsZ, with protein sequence MDFTFDSDDNKNAVIKVIGVGGAGGNAVNRMIDEGVQGVSFIAANTDVQALNSNKAENKIQLGPKLTRGLGAGSHPEVGQKAAEESQQTIEDSLKGADMIFITAGMGGGTGTGAAPVIAKIARETGALTVGVVTRPFTFEGPKRSKNAAEGIAQLKQYVDTLVIIANNRLLEMVDKKTPMMDAFKEADNVLRQGVQGISDLITSTDYVNLDFADVKTVMENQGAALMGIGRASGENRTVEATKLAISSPLLEVSIDGAKQVLLNITGGPDLTLFEAQDASDIVSKAAGDGVNIIFGTSINANLGDEVVVTVIATGIDSKAEEEASKQPMRRPSRPSRQEVVNPEPAKKEETETVPSPMETSEVKVENTVSNETSTPATPEVNAEKKESQDTLLDPTSVWKQDRKENKRPQPVENEEKDDDEFDSFSSDDSTSISQIETSADDESDNDIPFFKHRRQD encoded by the coding sequence ATGGATTTTACTTTCGATTCTGATGACAACAAAAATGCAGTCATTAAAGTAATCGGTGTTGGCGGTGCCGGTGGTAACGCCGTTAACCGAATGATTGATGAAGGAGTACAAGGTGTTTCTTTTATTGCTGCAAATACTGATGTACAAGCTCTTAATAGCAATAAAGCAGAAAACAAGATTCAGCTTGGACCTAAACTTACTCGTGGTTTAGGTGCGGGTTCTCATCCAGAAGTTGGTCAAAAAGCTGCCGAGGAGAGTCAACAGACAATTGAAGACTCACTTAAAGGTGCAGATATGATCTTTATTACCGCTGGTATGGGTGGTGGTACTGGTACTGGTGCTGCTCCAGTAATTGCTAAGATCGCACGTGAAACTGGCGCTTTAACTGTTGGAGTAGTTACTCGTCCATTCACTTTTGAAGGACCAAAGCGTTCAAAAAATGCGGCAGAAGGAATTGCTCAATTAAAGCAATATGTTGATACTTTAGTTATCATTGCTAATAATCGTTTGTTAGAAATGGTTGATAAGAAGACGCCTATGATGGATGCCTTTAAAGAAGCTGATAATGTTCTTCGTCAAGGTGTTCAAGGTATCTCTGATTTGATTACTTCAACTGACTATGTGAACCTTGACTTTGCCGATGTTAAGACTGTTATGGAAAATCAAGGTGCAGCCTTAATGGGAATTGGCCGTGCTAGTGGTGAAAATAGAACTGTTGAAGCTACTAAACTTGCTATTTCTTCTCCATTATTGGAAGTTTCAATTGATGGTGCTAAGCAAGTATTGCTTAACATTACTGGGGGACCAGATTTAACTTTATTTGAAGCTCAAGATGCTTCTGATATTGTTTCAAAAGCTGCTGGTGATGGAGTAAATATTATTTTTGGTACATCAATTAATGCAAACTTGGGCGATGAAGTTGTAGTTACAGTAATTGCTACTGGAATTGACTCAAAAGCAGAAGAAGAGGCTTCAAAACAACCAATGCGTCGCCCTTCACGTCCAAGCCGTCAAGAAGTAGTAAATCCAGAACCTGCAAAGAAGGAAGAAACTGAAACAGTTCCTTCACCAATGGAAACTTCAGAAGTTAAAGTTGAAAATACAGTTTCAAACGAAACTTCTACTCCAGCTACTCCAGAAGTAAATGCAGAAAAGAAAGAATCTCAAGATACTTTACTTGACCCCACAAGCGTTTGGAAGCAAGATAGAAAAGAAAATAAGCGTCCACAACCTGTAGAAAATGAAGAAAAAGATGACGATGAGTTCGATTCATTTAGTTCAGACGACTCTACTAGCATTTCTCAAATCGAAACTAGTGCAGATGATGAATCAGACAATGATATTCCATTCTTCAAGCATCGTCGTCAGGATTAA